The DNA segment ttgaatttatatttttaaataaacagtccTTTTATGACTCAGCTGCTGTATACAGTTATATATGATGATACaaataaaatctggaaaaacACTAAGTTTTGAGGAGAGAACCCCAGTATTTCAACGCATCCAAAAGCCATGTCAGCAAGTTTGCACACTTGAACATTACCAGCTCtaaggtgctttttcttttctttataaagcaATATACAGAATACAGCAATGTTCTAATTTCAGCAATGGACCTACTATTTTGGATTCCAGATGTAGCTACATGCCATTATTTACCCATAAACAAAAGACTCCTGGGATTTTGACCCAAATCCCATTGTAGAATTCATACAGAGTGTTTCTATAGCTtcatttaggtttgttttttttaaacacaattaaaACAAAGATAAGTAGGCTAGAATCTCAACTGGCACAGATAATCACAGCCTTGCTGACTTTATTGCAGCAGTGAGAGGAGTATTTCAAATCAGGGTCACATCGGGTATAACAGTGCACTGAGGGACTGGCCCCTGGCCTCCACAGATCACAGTGTAAAACAAGCCAGAATTTTTATGCAAGGGTGTACTGGCTTTATGGTATTTATTCTTTGCTCTTAACATATCCAGTTCAAAGAAAACTTGAAGACTGACTTCTGGGTTTGTTGCAAAATGAACATGcccatttttaaataaaccaaacccaccaTTTTTACTTGGGAGAGAAATTTCCTTCTGTGATTAGCCCCCCCCCATCTCTTATTCTTTTTGGTAGATTGAGAGAAAAATTTTAACTGTGTCAGATAGGAGAGTTAGTATagaaagctggaaaagaaaggaatttagAGTAGAACCAGATAAGTGTATTTTTAATCTATTCGTAATTCTTAATTTGGATACAATCTAATAAAAAACAATCAGCAATTGAATCATCACATCATCTGTGTTGCTATTGGAGAACGATTGCTTTCCTTACAGCACGCAAGCTACCTGTTGAGGCTTCACCTCACAAATTCTTAGGTAAACAGTCCCATTGACATCCCCTTTCACTGAGTTACAGCTTGCAGGATGGACACCTGAGGCCTGTCAATGCATGCTCTAAAGCTCAATCCAGAAAAATGCTTATTCACAGACCTGCAGACTTCTCTGGCAATAGACTTGTGTTTAACTGAAGTGAAGCATCACAGATTTGTGTGCACTGAGCTTGAGGACTAGTCCCGCGCTTAAAAGTTACACGGTTGCTTAAAGCCATAACCACGCAGCTTGAGGCATACGTAAATCCACAGATGAGCAAAGTGGATGGCTTGTAGTTTTGATTAAATACTGATGGGAAGTTAAGATTGAATACGTTACTTTGCAATCGCTTTGTGCCCTGCATCAGGTAGACAGACCGACCAAATAATCAGCCAGCTGATTACAGTGCTTTGTACTGACGCTGCAGATCCTGGTGTGATTCCCAGAACTAGTCATGCTTCTTTCAACATCTGTGCTGCCATCGCTGAAGCTTTGAAACTTTCACTTGCGAAGCCCATTTACTGCCCCAGCGGCAGGAAGGCTTGCACAGGCAAGGCACAGCCCCACTGCCCTGCCTCCAGAATGGCCGGGCACCCCGCACCACCGTTACCCTGAACCGCATGCAGAGTGCCTGCAGAACAGCACCGTATTGACCAGGGCTTCTGCAAACACAGAAGTTTGGAGAAGCATTGGCTTAGGTCTCTTCCAAAAACCTCCAGCCTTCCAGAAAAGTCAATTGCTTGCAGGTGCCACTTGGCATGAGGTACAAGGTACATATTTATTCTAGGCTGTGTCTGAGGTCCGGAATACTTATTAATTTCTCAAACAGAGAAACATTGCTTCCTTGTAAGGGGAAAACTTCTGTTTGCAGGCAGAAACAGAACTATTTTGCCCTTGGATCAAATCTGCAAATAGTTTTTGACAGTGTCATATCTCATTTGCTAAGCAAATGTTGGCTGTTTGGGCACAGATGGCACATGTGTTGTATTTGACTCCTTATCAGAGGATGAACACGTGGGGAAGAGCGAGAGATAAGCTGCTCAGCAGTCCTGTCATGCATTCCCAGACTCCAAAAgacttttaaaaggcaaaaagtgTTGATATGGAATAGGTGGAATCGAACACTCTGCACTCAAATAACCCCTGAACTTCCTTTAGCCATTCTTCAGCTGTGCTCAGCCTGTCCCTGCACACCCATGCACTCCCACGCTGCTGAGCAAGCCATCGGGAGACTTTGGAAatccaagaagaaaaactgaattttagGGCCAGTTTCAGCAAAGTACTAAGTGTGCTTTTCCTGTTGAGCACACAAGCAACTGCTAGTTTCTTCAACAAATAGGTAGCACACCTTTCCCTCAAACTTCTCTTAATTCTCATCATTACTAGCCCAGCTGCTCTGACACCACACAGAAATGCTGCTTTGCAGCCTGTTGCCTGTTTAGGGTAAGACTGGTACACCAAAACCTGAATTACTTTTCATCAAATccactgaaaagaaatttctcaGAGCCAAAAATTTTCCTTGGGACTTATCTCCTTGCAATGAACACTACCTATAACTTTCTTGTGGTTGCACGTTTCACGCTCTGCTGAGATACCTGTCATTTGCAGCAGTCAGTCTGGATTTCGTATGAGGTTTCTCTATCTAGAAGCAAGGTAACATAAAACAAATGTCCATGCCTGAAGACAGAGCCCAGGCACCAGGTGAGCTAACCCTGCATGCaccagcaggcagagctgtgtgTGCCCTTAGCTCACTCCGGCACCAGGTACAGCTGCACTCAGCTCTGCCTCTTCTGGTGCAGCCTCATGTTCACCATCAGCACAGTCCCTCTGAATAGATGTGCCAAAAATTACTTGGTATCGTATTTCTATATAGTTTTTCCAAAAATACACACAGTAGCTCTCAAACCCTGTATCAGCCCCTCTATGCACATTCATTTTTTGCAAACTGTGAAGAAGTCAGACTAAGATGCATACTTTTTTTATGGCTTGActttattctttctatttttaaacatgATTGCAGCAATTAGTGGGTTTAAATTTCCTCCTTTGCTTAAATTCTGTAAGTTTGAGGGCAAGTTTCCGCCACAAAAACTCTGGTTAGATCAACTCAGTAAGGCAAACCTTTTAACAGCCGACTCCTCAGTTCAGGGGAATCTAAGTGGAAGTTTAGAAGATGATCCAATTCAAAATGCTCATCTGGGGGCTAAATAAGAACAACCTTTCCCACACTGATGTTTTGCAGGCGGAGTTACGCACTAGATGCTGCAGGaatattataaaattatttttatgaataattaaaaaacaccAGAATATTGTGAATTTTCAAGCTTTACAAGGCTTGTGTCTGAAAACCGCTTTTTAAGAAATTGCTATACGAAAGTAGTAGGCTAAGAAGCATGAGCTTTACAATGATATATCACAAACACTGCTTTGATCTTGACAGTGGCCTTGcgaagatttatttttctttgtatagcAGCAGCATTCCCCGCAGGCTGTTGATGTCATGGCATTTACGCACTGATCTATTTTCTCTCATTCGTAGGAGTTTCCCTTGGCAGTCATCCGAGGGCGGGAGTGCTACTGCGGCTACCCCACTGGGCGCTTCTCGCTGCGCGACGGCGCAGATAGGCTGCTCTGCAGCGGGATGCACAACACCAGCAGTGCTGCCGAGGGAAAATATTGCCTGGTCTATCAGACACCGGTGCAAGGTATGAGCTCCAGACTCGCTGTGTCAGGGCCAGACCCACCACTGCTGGGAATAGCCCCTGCGTTCCTTCTGCAGTGGGCAAAAGTGATCTAGTTTACAGCAGTCTTATCACAATACAGGCAGGAATTTAGGAAACACCCCTTATCTAAATCCTTCCTTGCAATTGCACTCATAAATATGCATCTTTCTATTCTCTCATTAAGCAACacagcctccccccaccctggaAGACTATAATTATTTTGCAGATGGAGAGAACAAGGCAGAGCCTGGGAAGGCATACTCCGAGCCATGTGGCACCCCGGGCAGCTGGGGACAAGGACCCCATACTCTGGTTCCACTCCTGCTCATTAAATGCACACCCAGCCCCCATGCCACGTAGCTACTGAGACAGCTCTGCAGACTAATTTTGCTCTACCCATCTTCCTCTAAAATATTCATCTGCATACATGTTTCAAAGCCGGAAAATAAAGCAGAGAGTAAAGCTCCAATCCAGTAAGTCATTTAGGTGGCACTGGCAACTTTATCTGTGCAATGATTTGCACCGAGTTCAGTGAAACTTCTCACaagcttaaaattaaattaagtgcttttctggattggtgctgggctttttttaacccaacaccctttttttcccctccatctcccaGTTCAGAGGTAGGCTGCAGACACCAGCACATGAAATGATCATGCAAGAGGAACACTTGCTTTCATGAAATTGGTAGTACTTCCCACATCTGTGTAGACCAGTAGTAGCAGAAGACAGCCTCCTGTGGATTATGCTGGCACTTTCTAGCCATGGCTTCATCTAGAGGCTGCTTTGAAGAATGAAGAGaataatttctaatttatttcctGGCTTCTTGTTGAATCATCAGAGGGTCAAGATTGGTTCTCATCTTATCCTTGCTTTTATTGGCACACTAAGAAAGTAAGGTTAGGATTTACAAAAGCATGTATGGAAACCAGGTGTCTAGCCCCCATGGGAGATCAACGCGATGCAGGTTCATCATTGCCTTGGGCCCTTCAGAGAAGAATGACAGCATAGAGGTTTAACTGAACACCAGCTCCTTTCAGTAAGAGGGCTTTCTCCTGCATTATAAAACTCTCAATTTCCAGGTGTAATGGCACATTCAGGGTTTCATTGAAGAGCCAACCTGCCAGGCAAATAGCCATTAACAAACAGGCGTCAGGGGGCTTTTATCACAACTTGCTGGCAAGTACAATGGTTTGCCGCGGCTCTATCAAAAAAGCATTGCcacacaaaaccaccaaaaacctcTTCCGAGGATAATCTCTTTGGCCTCTTATGGCTGAATTAATTTTGGGAAGCAGCTGACTCACAACCGGACTCAAATTGATATCCCATATTCataagggagagaagaaagaagcaatAAACCCTGTAATCAAGAGCTGTCAGCGGAATTATTAAAAAGCCACAATGCTAACAATGAAATATCTTCTGTACTCGCAGACACCCGCTGTACGGACAGGAAATTCTTAACCACCAAATCCAAAGTGTTCGTTGCTCTGTCGAGCTTTCCTGGGGCTGGGAATACGTGGGCTCGCCATTTGATAGAGCATGCCACAGGATACTACACAGGAAGCTATTACTTTGATGGAGCCCTCTACAACAAAGGTACTGTatcctgagggatgggatgcacAAAGCCCTTCAGAGGCACGAAGTTCTACTTAACTTGCTCCAGCATCCTTCTGCTTGGAGCCAGCAAAGGCTGTCACTGTTGGCACGTTTGGTAAAATTTAAACACGTGCCTGGAATGAGCAGTCTCACGTGGTGCAGACAGCAGCAGGGACTGCTCCAGCAACACACTGAGCCTGACAGGCAGCTACTTTCATAGACAACAGCCAGGCTCTCGATTTGCAAAATTTGCATATCACCTGCACTGGTGCTGctgtgcacatgcatgtgcacCGCTCCCATCTAAAAGACTGGTCCAGAAGACCAGCTGACTGGAAAAAAGTTTACTAAACCCTGAGGGTAAGACTCTTCAGTAGCACATGAAATGCAAGGGTTGAATTTTTAAGCATTACTGATTACTCTGGGAGGACAACATCCTGAGGGGCATGTTATTTAGAAGCACCAAGCATTGGCCCTGTGAAAAACAGCCCTTTTGCAGCGAGGTACCAACGAAGTCCTCCCCAGTGGAGGAAAGCCTGGCCCCCAGCACACGTCCTGCTCAGCAGCTGGGGCTCCAGCCACGGACAGGGTCCTCCTTACAGCAGGCGTAGAGAAGCACACAGGAAGATGGTTCCCAGACAAATAAAGTCATTAAGCCTTGCAGGTCAGTGGCAGGCCAAGAATAAATTTCAGTCCTGGTCCCAGGTCCTGGGCAATGCGTTTAATTGACTGGTACTTTCACAAGTTTTACAGCACTGTAGGGAATGATTTAGAGTGCATGAAAGGGCACAGACACATAATCAAGTGAAAAAGCCAACAGTCCTGTTTTGTAAAACaggttttaaaggagaaaaagaccACTGGAGAAGTAGAAGGACCATCTGTGTGAAAACACATGAAAGTGGCAAGACGGAGATTGAAATGTTCGACTCGGCAATCCTGTTGATAAGGAACCCATACAAATCACTGATGGCGGAGTTCAACAGGAAATATGCCGGGCACCTGGGGTACGCCACCGACCGCAACTGGAAGAGCAAAGGTAACGCATGGCCCTGGCATGGGCTGGGGGTGCCCGCTGCCACTTTGGACAGAGTTTGAAACCCATCTTCTCAGCATGCTGGGAAGGGGGAATGCACTGGGACCTGAGCAAACAAATGCAGTGGGACTTGAGTCCCACCACAGCCAAGATCAGTCCCAAAAGCACTCAGACCTGCACTCTGGGAGTGGTTGTGGTCTTGCCATGTACCTACCACCATGGAGAGGAGGGTAGCACTGCACCAATGCTGTGGCCACAGGCATACAGCAACACTACTGCCATCGTACTGTTTGGCAGAGGAAACATGTCCAGGTACAACACCCCTGTGTACAGCCCATTTGCCAAGCTATGTGATGTGAAGAAAATTTGCCCCTGCAGCATGTAATAACTGTGAGAAATCTAATTTAAGATTTGGAGGATTCAATGGAGCATGAAATTTCCTGAAGGAAATTTTACAGCACTGCACAGGTGCTACTGCACTGCAGATAAATAAGGATAATAGCAATAAGGGGACTTGAGATTCAGTGTTCCTTGAACACATGAAAAGACTTCAGAATATGCCAGTCAAATGCATGAAGCGTGGCAGGCAAGCTGGATGGTGTGACTACAATTTCCCCACTGAATACACTGCTGCATCCAGActctgcagcaaagaagagaTTCAGCTTGCATTTCTCCTCGTGCATATTTTAAGCATTACAGCTGTGGCTTGGCAAACCACAGagcacggggctgggggaggctggggggaagTGTCCTCTGTCACAGCATATTTCTTTCCCAAGTTCATGTATCACCTTTCATCAATCACAACTCAAGACCCATTCatcaaaaaaacagacaaaatgtCCTTAGAAAAGAGAAGTCGTCTAGAGGGAATGGCTTTCCTGTAATGCAAACTACAAATTGTTACATTTCAGCCACAAATGTTCTTTGTCCAGCCCAAAAGCTTTAGCTAGGACTATCTTGACCCTGGGAAAATTAAATTATCACAGACAGCAAATAGAGATTGAGGTGTCATTAATGCCAAAGGCAAAGATggaaaaataattcagtaaattTTGTCCCAGTGATCCTGGTAGGTGACCCTAAATCCCTCCCATGTGCCAAGAACAGAAGAATCTTCCCCTTCAATCCTATTTCCTTATCCAGTCTCCCCATAAGCAGGCTGGTAAGCATGCAGGAAAATATGTTATTCGGCAGATTTGGAAATCAAGAACACCTTGGGCCCCAGCCAAGATCAGTGCCTTGATGCTGCATTTACATAATAAAAAGTTAATATATCattatataattattatatattatttgtTTACATAGATGTTGAAAAATAAGCCTGTCTCTTTCTCAGTCTGTAGTAAAACCACAGAAGTAAAAGAATCTGCTTGAAGTTGCATGGCAAAGCATTGCTTAATCCACCCTCCAAGCAGGACCCACTGCCTTTCCTTCTCATACCCCTTCACCATTTTTCAGTCAAACTCTTCCCCAGGGCATTttgtcctcccccagcccctgtgcAGAACCGCCTGCCCAGCGCACACACCACTAGCACACACGGGGGGCTCAGCTCCTATGAACAAGGCACAGTAAGGAGGCAAAGTTGCAGCTCTGCCCACCTGGCCACTGCCATGCCCTCTCCGGCCCCTGGGGCTTCCTGGGCAGCTCCGTGGCCATCCCAGCCCTCTGCGCAGTCCAAGGGACTGGGGGGGAACAGGGTTAAGCATCATCTGTCTCCGTGCCAGCAGCTGGCCGCGCTGCACTTCTCCAGCGCACGCCCATCCAGCAACATCAGACCGTGCCCAGCAACACCAGCCTGGTGGCACAAAATAACATTTAGAAAACTGTTGAAATGCAGCATGACTAACATTGTcttattttcctggttttctggtCATCTAGAGTGGCCAGACTTCGTGAACAGCTATGCCTCCTGGTGGGCCTCCCATGTCCTGGACTGGCTGAAGTACGGGAAGCGCCTGCTCGTTGTCCACTATGAGGACCTGAAGCAGAGCCTCATCCCCAAGCTGAAGGAAATGGTGGAGTTTCTGAATATGACCGTGACAGAGGACCGACTGCTCTGCGTCGAGAACAACAGGGATGGGAATTTCAAGCGGTCTGGTGCTAAGCAAAAGGATTTTGAGCCATTCACACAGGAAATGAAAGATCTTATCAACAGATACATCTTGACGGTGGATGAAGCCCTGAGGGGGAGAAACTTCACAGGGCTGCCCAGAGAATATGTGCCAAGATGATAGCCTGGTAGCACtctgctgtgtttaaaaataaaagtatttttttcttttaaaaaaaaacaataagcaaccaaaaaaaatcaaccccaccaaaaccagagcTTTATAGCAGTTAAAGCAAAGATACTTGTGGAGTCTGCTGAGCAGTGCAAATTCTCTCCACTCTTGGGTGTTCTTCAGGGCACTAAGTGCTCCAGAAGGCAAGCAATGAAGGATGGAAATTGGGTTATAAACCAAGGCAAAAAGCTATTAGTGTCTACCTGTGCGTGCCCCTTCCTGCACAAGCAGCTCAGAACTTCACAGTGGAGCActcctgcttctgcagcaggcaTCCTGCCTTCTCACCGCCGTTGCCATCACAGACCTGCCAGGGGCTGCTTGGGTTTTCACAGCAACTGTGTTGGAAATGGATGTACgcaaagggggaggaaaaaaaaagaaaaaaaaaaaagattctaacACTGATCAGCAGTTTTCATCTGagcattgaaaaaaatcagttgcttTCTTCCTAGTATAGCCCACTAGCTTCCTTCTCCCAGGTTTGCTGGTCAGGTCACCTGCCACAGCAGAGTCAGAAGTGCAGGGGGAGAAAAGCACCAGTGGGCAAAGGTGCCCTGGATGCTAGGCAGAGAGGTGCTTCAGGACGAACCCCAGGCTTCCCTGCAGGAACGGCATGGCCTGCGGCCACATGAGCTCTGCAGGGAGGTGGGTGGCCCCAGCAACCCCCCTGCAGCAATATGCACAGCTGGGGACCagtaggagaaaacagaaaatcagcatGGCCAGAGGTGGAAGTCCCTGGGTGTCACCAGTCCCAAACAGACCCAAGACCTGGCCCCAGGGGCATGGAGGAGGCCCCAGAGGGGTGGGAGAATAGGGGCTGTGGCCCACACTGGGGGCTCAGCACAGGTTTCTGTGCCTCCATTCCCACACCCGGAGAGTCACGGTGTGTCTGGGGAAGACAGCGGGGCCAAATGTCAGCACGCTCCATGCTCTTGGTGCTAGGAGTGGCCATGGCCGGGCAGCACTGACCTAAGCCCGCAGCACCCAGGGAGTAGGGGCAAAAAGGatgagccccagccctgccggccCCAGCACGGGCAGGATcccatctcctcttccatccCTGGAGGAAAACAGAGGCAGTCCAACCTGAAAAACGTTAAAGCTACTTATTGCTGCTCTCTGGGGCCACCCCCAGCAGCGATGCACGTTTTATTTCTAACTCACTGCAGTTCCCTGCGGTTTGTCTCATCCTGTGCTGGGCCGCGTGTGCGGTGCCGAGGGAGTGCGGTGCCGAGGGAGCATGGTGCGGGGGCAGCCAGCCTTGTGGTCCTGCCCGCGGGCAGGAGCCACCGGCAGAGCAGCTCAGAGATGGTTAAACCGCACAGCCGAAGGGGTTGCCCTGCTGCAAGATGCTTTTGTTCATGTGAAATAAAGGATTCCCTAAAACCTTGagtgaaaatactaattttaataaaacaagaaatTTATATAAAGGGAGCCGGACTTCCTCTGCGTGTGTACCAttggtgctttaaaaaaatacaggacaTGGAGCACACTTGGCCCCAGTCTCTCCCCATTTGCGCTCCACACCCAGCTCATCTGTGTGCTCAGGACCACCTGGCTGGCACGGGCCTCACTGTGGGGGCTCTCATGCCCCCATCTCCAATCCCCAGTTCCTCCCCTGGTAGCGAAGACCCCAGGGGCCGCAGGGAAGCAGTGTGGGATTGCGGTTGACTGAACTGGTTCACAAGGAAAGCTGAAATCTTTTGTTTACGCAAGTGGCACAGCTTGAAGAAAAGCAACCGAGTTAGGATGCTGCAAGTCCAGACAAAGGCAAGTgggaagaatttaaaaaaggTGCTTGCTTTAAATAGCAAAAATGGTCATATTTCTAAAACAATACACACGCTGCACTGTACATTGCCTTCAAATTGGCAAGTACTGATTTCAGTGACCCGGAGCCTCCCCTGTCCTCGCACTCGGCTGCTGTTTGCACGTGCTTGTGGGATCGTGGATGGGCATCAGGGTGCAGCGTGCACGAAGCTGCGTGCCACAGACCTGCGGTGCCTGCGTGGGGCACAGCCCTCCCTGGGACGCCACGTGGCCCCCACGCAGGAGCACGGCTTCCCGGCAGCCTGGGCTGGGGATCAGGGAATCAGGGGTGCAAATACAGCCACTGGAGTGCCTGCTGGGGAGAAGTCGAACGCCCAGGCTTGTTCTGCCTGGGACTGCTACACTGCTGTGTGTCTCAGTctgtttttaatattctttctacAGGTGCCCTACTAGCCTCAAAAAACAAATAATATTGAGCTAGACAGATGTAGCAAACACCACAGATAGTATATAAACACACAGGTACAGAAACATATGCATAAAGTGGATAAATTAGGATGCTACAAAACATCATCATCTTTACTGTGACTTAGTAAGAGCAGATTCCTTTTCAAATTAGGCATTAAAACACTTCAAATGTCCATGTGGGCACCAGTTGCTGTTGATGGATGTGGGTGACGTCCTGCAGAATCTGAGCCCAGCCTATGCAAGGTGCACATGTACTTCACAGAAAGAAGCTGCTCTCGACCTCACCGAATCACACGCATGAGGCCACAGACAGGAGTTTGGGTCCACCAAAAAACATTAAGATTATGAGAATGACATTTTACTATATTGCTTTTCTAGCCTGGTAAAGCTTTATAggaccatttaaaaaatattttgatcatTTCAAACCTGTAAATGGTGACAGTAAGGACAGTTTGCGAACTCTCAAGAAGGCTATTTAATTATGTGCATGTCCTGTAATGAAGGCTCTAGGTAGCTAAAATTAGAACTGGCAAAAATTATGAATATTCATTAGCTCTGTGCATGCCAAAAATcagctcatttaaaaatgaaattgtagCTAAGCAATTCTTAATAGACGAGGTACAGGGACTGcatctttatatatattttatataaaatatatacacactTTATGTAcattacacatatatatgtatcagcTTGTTATATGTTTTGCAAAGGTTCGTTTAAGTCCATAGGAATAGACAAGGACT comes from the Accipiter gentilis chromosome 6, bAccGen1.1, whole genome shotgun sequence genome and includes:
- the WSCD1 gene encoding WSC domain-containing protein 1, which produces MAKAFFRLQKILRRTQFLLLFLTAAYLMAGSLLLLQRTRLVIQQGSRGTSTNQALPMPDGMAGVGIVDPRTLQNSHPSPRLLVGMDALQEPVLDQRHSPRWLVSRNSELRQLRRRWFHRFISDQEPMQTAGFKGMKHTAEHKGTYMGCFSDDSRERTLKGAVFYDLRKMTVSHCQEACAERAYTYAGLAYGAECYCGNKLPATASKPEECNSECKGEKGSVCGGVNRLSVYRVEELRAGVRRRRNVIYRGCFRAPENLTDTFPASLIQPNLTVEMCSEFCSKKEFPLAVIRGRECYCGYPTGRFSLRDGADRLLCSGMHNTSSAAEGKYCLVYQTPVQDTRCTDRKFLTTKSKVFVALSSFPGAGNTWARHLIEHATGYYTGSYYFDGALYNKGFKGEKDHWRSRRTICVKTHESGKTEIEMFDSAILLIRNPYKSLMAEFNRKYAGHLGYATDRNWKSKEWPDFVNSYASWWASHVLDWLKYGKRLLVVHYEDLKQSLIPKLKEMVEFLNMTVTEDRLLCVENNRDGNFKRSGAKQKDFEPFTQEMKDLINRYILTVDEALRGRNFTGLPREYVPR